The genomic interval ACACTACTCGCTTATTCAACATACAAGTCTTTAATTGATTTAACATTCCttagaaattatatttacaaaaacaacagtccagtcctgctctcctcctccaagaAAGTGGTCTTTCCTGCCCTGACGTGAATTTCTCAGAAAACTTCCTCAACTGACGTCAGTGTATTGTAAACAATGTTCCCATGAACACCTTAATCGCCTTCCTCAACCTCATTACAACCATTTCATTTGAGGTCAACTGAGGTCAAGAAAATCCCCTGACCTTGTAATTACAGGGTGTTGTCATCCAACAAGGCTGGTGTGCTGAAGGTGCGATTGCTTCGGTTTTCAGGCAGGGGGCAGTGTGCCATTACAGTTTACAAAAGGCACATAAGTCTGATCAGTATGGCCGTGAAGCCGTCATACTGTGTagaactgcacacacaaaaatgttgcGTTATTACTCCCCATAGTCCTCATTGATAAAGTTAAAACTGTTGTACAAAGTTTGGTCATTGAACGAGTTCTTGAATGATGGTATTTGTCCTCACACTGATATAATCCTTATGGGAAATTCTTTGGGAGGGTTTATACTCCTCGTGTTGCACTCCTCTGCAGTCGACGCGTTCGCTCCTGACAAGCTGCTGTGCTGTCTTCCGTACTGCCGCACCAAACCAGGCCCTGCTGCTGAGTTCTTGACCAGGCCTGGGCTCGGAGTTTGGCCCGAGGACGGGGGAGCTCCAGGGTATTGAGGTGGACCGGAGATCTGTGCGTATTCTGGATTTCGTGGTAAAAGAGGCTGGTCATAGCCATGCCCGGGTAGAGCAGCAAGTGGGGCATTGGGGTCATATGTGCGGACAAATCCATTGGCGTATTGCTGATAACAtctgtggagggagaaaaaaaacaggaggaatgTTTCCTTAATGTTTCTGCTGGTCTGGATGTCATCAGGGACATCAGCATTTCAATCTAAAGCCGGCCCGTGTCTCACCTGCAGCCCTGCATGTTGTCACATATGGCGGGGTTGTGGGTGTCCCACGGGGAAAGTATCTTCTCctgggtgttgttgttgttgttcctgccTTTGTGGCTGTAGTGAGACCTGTGGTCCTCATGTTGGGCCCGTTCCTCCCATTGCCACACATCTCCCtccctgtaaaagaaaaaaaaaagttctgtattTCAGTCTGTCAATGCCTCAGAGGAAACTGACTGgctctcttctttgtttttctccatcctTCCAGAAAGTAACTAAGCACATTTACTCGAGTACTGTACTTCAGTGCAATTCTTTGGTTGTACTTGACTTGAGAATTTCCATCTTTTGCTTCATACTTTCAGAAGGGAATATTGTCCTCTTTATTctacaacatttatttttttcttttccttttcctaacacagtatatatatcttGTGACCATTTTGGTGGGGGCCTGAACCCCAGGTTGGGAACCAATGAACTAAATTACTTAACTTTATAAGGTAGTTAAAACTAgctccacctcatcctccacTGCTACAGTACCTACACACGATCCATTACTTACTTTATAGTCTAATAATGTATCAGAGTACTTTCAGTCTTGTATACTTTAAGTTTTTTCTGATAATTCATCTGCACTTAAACATATATTGGATTTTTTAATGAAGGACTGCTTCTTCCATCCCCTAACACACCTCTCCTGCTTTTTCCTCTTGTCTTCTTTGATGCAGTCGAGCAAGCAGCAGGTGATGAAGGCCATGGACATGAGGAGGATTATAGCTGTGCTTACAATGGATGCCAGCACAGCCACACGGAAACCAAAGTCCTCGTAGGAAGCTGGAGTGGGAGAAAagaagactgtttttttttctaatgtattGACTTTATTTCCCCCATATTAGCCATATCTCAACATTTTAGACAATCATACAATCATTGTGCTGCAAAATCTATTCCTGTCCAGGCTCAAGTACCACACAAAAAATGGGCCTGCCACATAGATTGCTCGGAGATATCACAAGTCTTTCATTATTGTGACTGGCTGGGAAGGACAATAAAATatagattcaatttttttccattttaaatttCTTGCTGTTTCATAAGAGATTGCTTCTTCTCTCTCGTGATGATCAAGCTCTTACTTTTTCGACCCAAAAATAATGACTAACAATGCATATTCCTCTCTACCTGCATTCAATCAATATTCTCCCCAAATGAGCTTTTGATTCCCAAGCAACAAATTATCTCAAATGTCTTTTTGACATAATTAAGAGCATCAATTATTGCTTACTACTTTAAGGGTCTTCGTCTAACAATGGCCATGTCACATAATGTTTaatatatattccatttctCCAGAATGATGAGAGGACAGATAGTTCGGCGGATGTTTTGCAGCCACTGCAGTTCGTCAAGTAAAAGCCTTTAATTTCTCTCTTACGCACAGTCGAGTCTCCATGACTCCATtgaattacattcatttcctcaAGCCTTAGTCTAAATTTAAGCATAGCTACTAATTAAATAACCCTTACcttaaaatcaaaacatgttGCTTAcaatttaatgatttattttttatggggACTTGTTTTTTGTCCCAATAGtgtgtagccccccccccccaaacacacacacacattttggttATAAAGTGTATGaacaataacttaaaaaaaaaaaatcattcctaTTTTTTCTATACTAACTCTTAATTTGAATCTACTTACGTTCACAGAAGGTATTGCCCTCCCAGTGGGTGCTGTTGTTCACCATGACACATGTGAGCGCTCCTACCAACTTGTGTTTGGCCGGGCACTGCAGGGAAATGACTGTGCCCACGTTGGTGCCATTACCTTGGATGATCCTCTGGGTGCCCAGGGCAGGCAGGGGCATGGGTGTACACTGAGCCTGGGACTGGCCTAAAAGGGAAGCGCTGATGGTCATTCGGTGATAAACCAGACtttctgcacacaaaaaacaacggTTGTGACGACGTACTCGGTTGTACGTTCAAGGTGAAAAGTATGAACaacaaagaatgaaagaaatggAGCACTGCAGATGAGATTCAGATTGGAATGGGACAGTCCTTCCACAGCAATCAGAGCTGAGCCCCTGTAGGGTTGCACAAAACTGCATGACAAAACACTGCACCCCTCCCCGTAACACCCTGCCGCTGTGCTGCGTCGGATTCTTACACTATCGAAGCAGGATATGTGATAAATCATTAAACAAAACGCCTGTGAGGCCAGTGGAAACGCGGGCCATCTGGCGTCATGCTAAACAACCGTTATCATACAGTGCAGCACAGTGCTCAGCTTATTACGGGAGGGAGGGTCTCAGCAGTCTGGCACAGTCACTCCACAACATCACTTCATCATGACACAAGCTGCTGGAATGCAAATAAACATAATGACATCAATTCGGTGATTTCCAACAGAGCCGGTAAGGATAACGTGATCACGTCCAGAGAAAATCCAAACCAGCTCTTTTACTGAGGGGAATCTGAGCCTGCatggttttcacacaaaaaaagcacaacttGAAGAAGAATAGATTGTGCAGTGATCCTCTTGGTAACTATCAAATCAGGGTAGACATCCAAAAATATGAGAGGCTGCACAACAAGGGGCATTAAAGCACACCAGAAGTTCAGGAAGGGGgacagtgagaaagaaagaaaagacattcCCTTACGAACAATCACACAAGCTTCTGTGTAGAATTCCCCATGACACTGGGCCAGACTCGGTTTTGGATTAACAGCCATCTGAAGGCCATTCGTATTAGCTCACCACGTTCACGTTTATGTAACACAAGGACGCACTCCATTGTCGACCAGCACGGTTCATCAATTTGATGTAACGTGCGTTAATGTGCGTGCCTGTGGCTGCGTGAGTGCGCGCGCGAGGTGCCCAGCTGTGCAGCCTCcccttctcatttcctctttgttttctctctcttctcgttTTGAATCAGCCCGTGTGCACAACTACTGTCCCCTGGCCTCAAACCATtccagcataaaaaaaaaaaaaagatttatatttcTCAGAAATCCAATCTATATCTAGGGAAATGACTATGAAACTGCTgtcacactaaaaaaaaactacaaatattGCGCAGAAGAATATACACTTATGAAGgtgatgcacacacattcactaaacgtgtgtgtttatgtaaaaagGCCTTTACTTTTACCAGGAGCTGGACTAAGTGCAAAGTGCCGAACAAACCTCGGTCCTATGCGCACAACAACACCCTCACCAAAGTACAAATCAGACACCGTTTGGTTTGGTATTCACCCGAGTGAgtccggtggtcccctctgttCGAGTCGTCAGTCCTGGACACATCTGCTACGGAAGCTGTTGCCGCTGACATGGTGCCGACAGGCGGACGCCCCCCTGCACACAGACCGCTCCGGTGGCCGAGCCGGAGGctgcgcagcgcagcgcagcggtGCTCCTCTGTGCCCGGTACGAGGGAAAGCAGCCTGGATTCCGAAGCCGCGCAGTCGAGCTTCAGCTCCCCCGCGTACGTATATATATCCGCCCCTGTTGCCTCCCAGTCCGCGGCTCGTCAACCACAGAGGAGTCTTCCCACAAATCCTCCGCTCACCACTCGCGCTCATGCCCGGCGCGGAGAGCGCGCAGTGCCCGCTGCCGCGCAGGCGGAGGAGATGAGCGCTcgggaggacggagaggagaggagaggagaggagagggagagatggagtgatCGGTCGAGACCTTGTTGAGTGACTTCGTGGATTACACCAGGTCAGGTCAAGTTGGATGTCAGAGGACGGTGACGAGCAGCCCAGACAGCGCAGCAGCAACACTGTGGGCAGGATGTGGCACGGCTCTTCTGTTGGCGCCTGTCAGGATGTGATACTGTCGACAGGGGCTGTAAACACGCAACATACACATAGAAAGTGTCGTAAAGcttatgtttgaaaaaaactattggcaacaaggtttgtttgtttccttcagGCGATGTGAAGGAGTGTGTGAGAACGTGGGGATCTGTGCTGTGCCTTACTGATGCTGGGATGAAGTTGAAAGCACATAGGCTAGTTTAAAAACTAATCTTTGTCTACAACTTGTAACACATTCTCAGCTGTTACATTCGCCCTATGACTGTTTAGAGAGTCATCAAGAAAGTTTAGAAAGAATTGTGTCACTTTCCTTCCAGTGTCTTGCTCATTCACAGTGAGGTCATGACCTGTGGCCGTCAGGGAAACGGATGACATTGATAAGATACTGATACATGTTCACAGCTTTAAC from Scophthalmus maximus strain ysfricsl-2021 chromosome 3, ASM2237912v1, whole genome shotgun sequence carries:
- the LOC118317109 gene encoding uncharacterized protein LOC118317109 isoform X2 codes for the protein MAVNPKPSLAQCHGEFYTEACVIVRQSQAQCTPMPLPALGTQRIIQGNGTNVGTVISLQCPAKHKLVGALTCVMVNNSTHWEGNTFCEPSYEDFGFRVAVLASIVSTAIILLMSMAFITCCLLDCIKEDKRKKQEREGDVWQWEERAQHEDHRSHYSHKGRNNNNNTQEKILSPWDTHNPAICDNMQGCRCYQQYANGFVRTYDPNAPLAALPGHGYDQPLLPRNPEYAQISGPPQYPGAPPSSGQTPSPGLVKNSAAGPGLVRQYGRQHSSLSGANASTAEECNTRSINPPKEFPIRIISV
- the LOC118317109 gene encoding uncharacterized protein LOC118317109 isoform X1, which translates into the protein MSAATASVADVSRTDDSNRGDHRTHSGQSQAQCTPMPLPALGTQRIIQGNGTNVGTVISLQCPAKHKLVGALTCVMVNNSTHWEGNTFCEPSYEDFGFRVAVLASIVSTAIILLMSMAFITCCLLDCIKEDKRKKQEREGDVWQWEERAQHEDHRSHYSHKGRNNNNNTQEKILSPWDTHNPAICDNMQGCRCYQQYANGFVRTYDPNAPLAALPGHGYDQPLLPRNPEYAQISGPPQYPGAPPSSGQTPSPGLVKNSAAGPGLVRQYGRQHSSLSGANASTAEECNTRSINPPKEFPIRIISV